A single genomic interval of bacterium harbors:
- a CDS encoding (2Fe-2S) ferredoxin domain-containing protein has product MAKFEHHIFICTNTREDGHPRGSCNTGGTNNLQKLFNEALKKYDLKGKVRANKAGCLDQCEHGPNVVIYPDNVWYGFVKDGDVENIVRAMAEGNHASDRILPDSCLNTSACPHRKNGSA; this is encoded by the coding sequence ATGGCTAAATTTGAACATCATATTTTTATTTGTACCAACACGCGGGAAGACGGACATCCGCGCGGAAGTTGTAATACCGGCGGAACGAACAATCTGCAAAAACTTTTTAATGAGGCGCTGAAAAAATACGACCTCAAAGGAAAAGTGCGCGCCAATAAAGCCGGCTGTCTGGATCAATGCGAACACGGCCCTAACGTCGTGATTTATCCCGATAATGTGTGGTATGGTTTTGTAAAGGACGGCGATGTGGAAAATATCGTTCGTGCTATGGCCGAAGGCAACCACGCGTCCGACCGGATTTTGCCGGACAGCTGTCTTAATACGTCGGCATGTCCTCACCGAAAAAACGGATCAGCGTAA
- a CDS encoding ATP-dependent Clp protease proteolytic subunit, with amino-acid sequence MTMYDLIERLDEEEEEKETEEPQKEDPLGKKMAEFFLQSRTILLFEQISPKVTRRVITQLLFLNEQDPKKEIKIFINSPGGVADDGLAIYDLIKLIDAPVKTIVCGLAASAAAIILVAAKKENRLALPHSRIMIHQPLGGVRGSTKDIEISTQQIVRLKQELNEILARETGQPVEKVAQDTNRDYWFTADEAKAYGMISKTVTGLSKI; translated from the coding sequence ATGACGATGTACGATCTCATCGAACGTTTAGACGAAGAGGAAGAAGAAAAAGAAACCGAAGAGCCGCAAAAAGAAGATCCGCTCGGAAAAAAGATGGCGGAATTTTTTCTGCAATCGCGTACGATTTTGCTTTTTGAACAGATCAGTCCCAAAGTCACGCGCCGTGTGATCACGCAGCTTTTGTTTCTCAACGAACAGGATCCCAAAAAAGAAATCAAAATTTTCATCAATTCGCCCGGCGGCGTAGCGGATGACGGTTTGGCTATTTATGATTTGATCAAATTGATTGACGCACCGGTCAAAACCATCGTCTGCGGATTGGCTGCCAGTGCAGCCGCGATCATCCTTGTTGCGGCCAAAAAAGAAAACCGTTTGGCCTTGCCGCATTCCCGCATCATGATTCACCAACCGCTCGGCGGTGTGCGCGGTTCCACCAAAGACATTGAAATCAGTACGCAGCAAATCGTTCGCCTCAAACAAGAGCTCAACGAAATTTTAGCGCGTGAAACCGGGCAACCCGTCGAAAAAGTTGCGCAGGATACCAATCGCGATTACTGGTTTACCGCCGACGAAGCCAAAGCGTATGGCATGATTTCAAAAACCGTAACCGGTCTCAGCAAAATCTGA
- a CDS encoding pyridoxine 5'-phosphate synthase, whose product MKRLGILLDAVVAIRQMGGGKTPDPLHVISMLEMAGVDSIVYTMMQAGAAEERDLRMLKETIHSHFNLRLVPTMENAQAAIQAKAEMVTMIDRDSTSIRSVNAVEKEALLAPIVSFLRTNGIVVNMLVDTDANQLRTAARMGCDYVELNTDKYTGAASLTLMEQELENMKAMAMAAKKLTLSVTLSGHINHNNIRELLDIEEIEEINIGHSVFARALFVGLDQAVRDFATLIKK is encoded by the coding sequence GTGAAACGACTTGGAATATTGCTGGATGCCGTAGTAGCCATTCGTCAGATGGGCGGCGGCAAAACGCCCGATCCATTGCATGTAATATCCATGCTGGAAATGGCCGGCGTGGATAGTATCGTATATACCATGATGCAGGCGGGCGCGGCAGAAGAGCGCGATCTGCGCATGCTCAAAGAAACCATCCATTCGCATTTTAACCTGCGTTTGGTACCGACCATGGAAAACGCGCAGGCCGCTATTCAGGCCAAAGCGGAGATGGTGACCATGATTGACCGTGACAGTACCTCCATCCGCAGTGTCAATGCCGTTGAAAAAGAAGCCCTATTGGCTCCGATCGTAAGTTTTCTGAGAACGAACGGTATCGTTGTAAACATGCTCGTAGATACCGATGCCAATCAATTGCGCACGGCGGCCCGCATGGGTTGCGACTACGTCGAGCTCAATACCGATAAATACACGGGCGCTGCGAGTCTGACGCTGATGGAGCAGGAACTCGAAAACATGAAAGCGATGGCGATGGCCGCCAAAAAACTGACGCTATCGGTTACGCTTTCAGGTCACATCAATCACAATAATATCCGCGAGCTTCTGGACATCGAAGAAATCGAAGAAATCAATATCGGTCACTCTGTTTTTGCGCGGGCGCTGTTTGTGGGCCTCGATCAGGCCGTGCGCGATTTTGCAACACTCATCAAAAAATAA
- a CDS encoding metallophosphoesterase, producing MISFNGILIILAVILVLWLIDKYVASGLRALVRDWKKSHIIIRSFWVANVLMYVLVTTGMLFFMLRLGPMPLRATIMGLFVALLVPKLVLVALLLAEDATRWLRKAWSVVRRTKTKEETFLPSRRKFIAQIGFGLAAIPFGSILYGITRGKYDFTVHRTDVFIKDLPSVFDGFTITQLSDIHAGSFDDADAVKRGVDLANAQRSDLLVFTGDMVNNRAEELTPWLNIFKTLNADYGKYATLGNHDYGDYVFWPSPEAKAENLAWLQSMHAEMEFTMLNNAHTAISKNDAHLALVGVENWGLPPWPQKGDLKKALEGIEPAAPKILLSHDPTHFEGEVLQHASRIDLTLSGHTHGMQFGVEIPGFRWSPVQYRYPRWAGLYTENGRALYVNRGFGFIGLPGRVGIWPEITVITLRCG from the coding sequence ATGATTTCGTTTAACGGAATATTGATCATTTTAGCCGTCATCCTCGTTTTGTGGTTGATTGATAAGTATGTCGCATCCGGTTTGCGTGCACTTGTTAGGGATTGGAAAAAATCGCACATCATCATCCGCAGCTTTTGGGTGGCCAATGTGCTTATGTACGTCCTTGTGACGACCGGCATGTTGTTTTTTATGCTTCGCTTGGGGCCCATGCCGCTGCGTGCGACGATCATGGGATTATTTGTCGCCTTGCTCGTGCCAAAGCTTGTATTGGTGGCGCTGCTGCTGGCTGAAGATGCGACGCGTTGGTTACGTAAAGCTTGGTCTGTCGTCCGGCGCACAAAAACTAAGGAAGAAACTTTTTTGCCTTCGCGGCGCAAATTTATCGCGCAGATCGGATTTGGTCTGGCCGCGATACCTTTTGGTTCGATTCTCTACGGTATTACCCGAGGAAAATATGATTTTACCGTGCACCGCACCGATGTTTTTATCAAAGATCTTCCTTCGGTTTTTGACGGTTTTACGATCACCCAGCTTTCCGATATTCACGCCGGCAGTTTTGACGATGCCGATGCCGTCAAACGCGGCGTTGATCTGGCCAATGCGCAACGCTCGGATTTGCTGGTATTTACCGGTGACATGGTCAATAACCGTGCGGAAGAACTTACGCCGTGGCTGAATATTTTTAAAACATTGAATGCGGATTACGGGAAATACGCCACGCTGGGCAATCACGATTACGGAGATTATGTATTCTGGCCTTCGCCGGAAGCTAAAGCCGAAAACCTTGCGTGGCTCCAATCTATGCATGCCGAGATGGAATTTACGATGCTCAATAATGCCCACACGGCAATTTCCAAAAACGATGCGCACCTCGCTTTAGTCGGCGTAGAAAACTGGGGTCTGCCGCCGTGGCCGCAAAAAGGCGATCTGAAAAAAGCGCTGGAGGGTATAGAACCGGCGGCGCCAAAGATATTGCTCTCGCACGATCCTACGCATTTTGAAGGAGAAGTTTTGCAACACGCATCGCGTATTGATCTGACGCTATCCGGTCACACGCACGGTATGCAGTTCGGTGTGGAAATTCCCGGATTCCGATGGAGTCCGGTGCAGTATCGCTACCCGCGATGGGCCGGATTATACACTGAAAACGGGCGTGCATTGTATGTCAATCGCGGATTCGGATTTATCGGCCTGCCCGGACGCGTAGGCATCTGGCCGGAGATCACGGTGATCACACTGCGTTGCGGGTAA
- a CDS encoding FUSC family protein encodes MSESAEKELSQLTDQELLVEAKKMKSFSINNALFVGFIAGIIIYSAAKNAWGFFTLIPVYFIYKLVNDPKNIRSKILERLLKERNLK; translated from the coding sequence ATGTCGGAATCGGCCGAAAAAGAGCTATCTCAGCTAACAGATCAGGAGTTGTTGGTTGAAGCGAAAAAAATGAAATCCTTTTCCATTAATAACGCTTTGTTTGTCGGGTTTATCGCGGGAATTATTATTTATAGCGCTGCAAAAAACGCCTGGGGGTTTTTTACTCTGATCCCTGTATACTTCATCTATAAGTTGGTTAACGATCCGAAAAACATCAGATCAAAAATTTTAGAAAGATTATTGAAAGAAAGAAATTTGAAATAA
- a CDS encoding outer membrane beta-barrel protein, with amino-acid sequence MKKLILVLLFSSISLQAVAQENNRERPNIIIGADVSPLSRGSGTEDHFFIAGNYPINQKIHVGLSYGFLAKDAVSINHERLHQIGSTLCYRLGQSGSFRFFAKTDLSFFYKPDAQKLIDKSFFRHTVGGGVWTRLTNRFFLNTEINIGGFFYGRNEAVKYQFYNAADIKAGIGFQL; translated from the coding sequence ATGAAAAAACTTATCCTTGTCTTACTTTTCAGTAGTATTTCATTGCAAGCGGTTGCTCAAGAAAATAACCGGGAACGTCCAAATATTATAATCGGAGCGGACGTTTCACCCTTAAGCCGTGGTTCCGGCACGGAAGATCATTTTTTCATAGCCGGTAATTATCCTATTAACCAAAAAATCCATGTCGGTCTGAGTTATGGTTTTCTCGCGAAAGATGCGGTTTCGATCAATCACGAAAGACTCCACCAAATCGGCAGTACCCTATGTTATCGTCTTGGACAATCGGGAAGTTTCCGGTTTTTTGCTAAGACGGATCTCAGTTTTTTTTATAAACCTGATGCCCAAAAGCTAATAGATAAGAGTTTCTTCAGGCATACCGTGGGTGGAGGAGTATGGACTCGACTGACGAACCGTTTTTTTCTGAATACAGAAATAAATATTGGTGGTTTTTTCTATGGTCGCAATGAAGCCGTCAAATATCAATTTTATAATGCCGCTGACATAAAAGCAGGTATAGGGTTTCAGTTATGA
- a CDS encoding DUF1905 domain-containing protein, which yields MKYEFSAKTWQHPSPNGWHFVSLPIKMAKEIRENFKRQEEGWGRLKATAKIGNTEWETAIWFDTKHKTYILPLKSEIRKKEKLELNKNIKTMIWV from the coding sequence ATCAAATACGAATTTTCAGCCAAAACCTGGCAACATCCTTCACCCAACGGTTGGCACTTTGTTTCTCTGCCGATCAAAATGGCCAAAGAAATTAGAGAAAACTTTAAGCGGCAGGAAGAGGGTTGGGGACGACTGAAAGCGACGGCGAAAATCGGAAATACGGAATGGGAAACTGCGATATGGTTTGACACCAAACACAAAACGTACATACTTCCGCTCAAGTCCGAAATTCGAAAAAAAGAGAAACTTGAGCTGAATAAAAATATTAAAACTATGATTTGGGTTTAA
- the acs gene encoding acetate--CoA ligase — MNTGNNKPISNQEMYHPSNDVIANAHIKDYETLYRRSVTDREGFWAEEAGKLEWYKSWDRVLDDSKKPFYKWFTGGKTNIILNAIDRHLRDWRRNKLAIIWEGEPGDVRTYSYHALNREVSKFANVLKSMGVRKGEIVTIYMPQIPELVFAMLACAKIGAAHSVVYGGFSVEALAARIEDAKSRVLVTADGGWRRGKINDLKTIADEAIKRSPTIEVCICVKRTGHEVRMENDRDFWYHDLMSLPIANPKCPTEVMDAEDMLFILYTSGTTGKPKGLVHTHGGYSVYTSTTHRYVFDIKDEDRWWCAADPGWITGHSYIVYAPLINGATVMMYEGAPNHPYPNRWWQIIEKYGISILYTSPTAIRGLMRFGEQWPKRHDLSTLRLLGSVGEPINPEAWKWYYRNIGQERCPIMDTWWQTETGGFMVTPLPVIPLKPGSATKPFFGNEIAVVDDHGKEVAAGEEGKLIIKSPWPGMARTILGDPARFVETYWKEFEKQGWYKAGDSARLDEDGYLWVIGRIDDVIKVSGYRLGTAEIESALVSHPAVSEAAAIGLPHEVKGQAIYSYVILRAGQTPSKELEETLKEHVAKEIGPIARPESVTFLDVLPKTRSGKIMRRVLKARALGLNEGDVSTLEE; from the coding sequence ATGAATACCGGCAACAATAAACCCATATCCAATCAGGAAATGTACCATCCTTCCAATGACGTCATCGCCAATGCGCATATCAAAGATTATGAAACGCTGTACCGACGTTCCGTCACGGACCGCGAAGGTTTTTGGGCCGAAGAGGCCGGAAAACTCGAGTGGTATAAATCGTGGGACCGCGTACTCGATGACAGTAAAAAGCCTTTTTACAAATGGTTTACCGGCGGTAAAACAAACATCATTCTCAACGCGATTGATCGGCATTTGAGAGACTGGCGCCGAAACAAATTAGCCATCATCTGGGAAGGCGAACCCGGCGATGTGCGAACCTATTCCTATCATGCACTCAATCGCGAAGTATCCAAGTTTGCCAACGTCCTCAAAAGCATGGGCGTACGCAAAGGCGAAATCGTGACGATCTATATGCCGCAAATACCGGAACTTGTTTTCGCTATGCTGGCATGCGCCAAAATCGGCGCTGCGCACAGCGTGGTGTATGGCGGCTTTAGCGTGGAAGCATTGGCCGCTCGGATCGAAGATGCTAAGAGCCGCGTACTCGTTACGGCCGACGGCGGATGGCGGCGCGGAAAAATCAACGATCTCAAAACCATCGCCGACGAAGCCATCAAACGTTCCCCCACGATCGAGGTATGTATCTGTGTCAAGCGCACCGGCCATGAAGTGCGCATGGAAAACGATCGCGATTTCTGGTACCACGACCTGATGAGTTTGCCCATCGCCAATCCCAAGTGCCCTACCGAAGTCATGGACGCCGAAGATATGCTTTTCATCCTTTACACGTCCGGTACGACCGGGAAACCCAAAGGTTTGGTGCATACGCACGGCGGCTACTCCGTATATACATCCACGACCCACCGGTACGTTTTTGATATCAAAGACGAAGACCGCTGGTGGTGTGCCGCCGATCCCGGATGGATCACGGGTCACAGCTACATCGTCTACGCGCCGTTGATCAACGGTGCGACGGTCATGATGTACGAAGGCGCACCCAATCATCCGTACCCCAACCGCTGGTGGCAGATCATCGAAAAATACGGTATCAGCATTCTCTACACTTCACCCACGGCGATCCGCGGTCTGATGCGGTTTGGCGAACAATGGCCCAAACGTCACGACCTGAGTACGCTCCGGCTGTTGGGGTCGGTCGGCGAGCCGATCAATCCCGAAGCGTGGAAATGGTATTATCGTAATATCGGACAAGAGCGCTGCCCGATCATGGACACGTGGTGGCAGACAGAGACCGGCGGCTTTATGGTAACACCGCTCCCGGTAATTCCGCTCAAACCCGGCTCCGCAACAAAACCCTTTTTTGGAAATGAAATCGCCGTCGTGGATGATCACGGCAAAGAAGTCGCGGCAGGCGAAGAAGGTAAACTGATCATCAAATCACCGTGGCCGGGTATGGCACGTACGATCCTCGGAGATCCCGCACGCTTTGTGGAAACGTATTGGAAAGAATTTGAAAAACAAGGTTGGTACAAAGCGGGCGATTCGGCCCGTCTCGACGAAGACGGCTATCTTTGGGTGATCGGACGCATTGATGACGTGATCAAAGTCAGTGGATATCGCCTCGGAACGGCCGAAATCGAAAGTGCGTTAGTAAGCCATCCGGCTGTCTCGGAAGCTGCGGCTATCGGGCTTCCGCATGAAGTCAAAGGTCAAGCTATATACAGCTATGTGATCCTGCGCGCCGGACAGACGCCGAGCAAAGAACTCGAAGAGACGCTCAAAGAACATGTCGCCAAAGAAATCGGTCCGATCGCGCGGCCGGAGAGCGTTACGTTTCTGGATGTGCTGCCTAAAACGCGCAGCGGCAAGATCATGCGCCGCGTACTCAAAGCCCGCGCTTTGGGCTTAAATGAAGGCGATGTGTCCACGTTAGAGGAATAA
- a CDS encoding restriction endonuclease, with amino-acid sequence MAKKLIKNSIIKSAVDLITSKEETRAGFIAMALEKNYIAVPYIEEAKALKALSSQVKEPKDLLKVKDLRAGLLTASGLSDKSLNYLNDDDRTIAINGLIEKFLEPAGKGFIDELVYRYLLTKGDALGGKARNLAGSLGERKFLRSLISVFNLSGIKYKWKDSHTNTWLDKPQEDANVEKRIKAIYWKKNQDRLMVLNTNIPLVNKNVDVSILQAKVEELKDDNQSIIRQPGKFIALGELKGGIDPAGADEHWKTANSALNRIRTSFKKKKLNPQTFFIGAAIENAMAIEIYKQLQTGTLNGTANLTNDDQLTAICDWMINL; translated from the coding sequence ATGGCAAAAAAACTAATAAAAAACTCAATCATTAAATCTGCTGTCGATTTAATCACTTCAAAAGAAGAAACCCGGGCAGGCTTTATCGCAATGGCGTTAGAGAAAAACTACATTGCCGTTCCCTACATCGAAGAAGCGAAAGCGTTGAAAGCATTGTCTTCACAAGTGAAAGAACCAAAAGATCTTTTGAAAGTAAAAGATTTAAGGGCTGGACTACTTACTGCGTCGGGCCTTTCTGATAAATCATTGAATTATTTGAATGATGATGACAGAACTATTGCTATCAATGGTCTGATTGAGAAATTTCTAGAGCCAGCAGGGAAAGGATTCATTGACGAATTGGTATACCGATATTTACTTACTAAGGGCGATGCACTTGGAGGTAAAGCGAGAAATCTTGCTGGTTCCCTTGGCGAAAGAAAGTTTTTAAGATCCCTGATTTCAGTTTTCAATCTTTCAGGTATCAAATACAAATGGAAAGATAGCCATACAAATACTTGGCTCGATAAACCTCAAGAGGATGCCAACGTTGAGAAACGCATCAAAGCAATCTACTGGAAAAAGAATCAAGATCGTCTTATGGTGCTTAATACTAATATTCCGTTGGTGAATAAAAACGTTGACGTCTCAATCCTTCAGGCGAAGGTAGAAGAATTAAAAGACGATAATCAATCCATCATTCGTCAACCAGGCAAATTCATTGCGTTGGGAGAATTAAAAGGAGGTATTGATCCAGCGGGTGCTGATGAGCATTGGAAAACTGCAAACTCAGCACTCAATAGAATTCGGACAAGTTTTAAAAAGAAAAAATTGAATCCACAAACTTTTTTTATCGGCGCCGCTATCGAAAATGCAATGGCAATTGAGATATACAAACAACTTCAAACAGGCACGTTGAACGGTACCGCTAATTTGACAAATGACGATCAACTTACGGCTATTTGTGACTGGATGATAAACTTATAA
- a CDS encoding site-specific DNA-methyltransferase has protein sequence MTLTEELLPTERQLLHSRFVDRLETAYHLNRKVVSFQANKEEPIYRWFKYKEGFSSSLVKYFLTEYAKKPGKLLDPFAGAGTTLFGGQELGWESYGIEILPVGVFVMETREALKGIDIDTLRSTVGDLWKELAKIENYEIHINHISITKDAFADETEILLNKFLSYCSKIKDQKTQTVLRFAAFSVLEEISFTRKDGQYLRWDYRSKRNLFGKPFDKGRILSFDEALKHKLNQIVSDLLPSQPINLFEQNPYNRSDNRHKSHPVKITAGSCLEELPKLNEDFFDFIVTSPPYCNRYDYTRTYALELVYLGNSSEQVRNLRQAMLSCTVENKEKIDFLSRIYSSLGKEETFYRVMDVYKNCNAMSEINSVLGELNKLDKLNNANITRMVRNYFLEMCFVIYEMARVTKSGGYCVMVNDNVRYGGEEIPVDLILSEFAENFGFKINKIFVLPKGKGNSSQQMGSFGRTEVRKCVYLWQKN, from the coding sequence ATGACATTAACAGAAGAATTATTACCGACTGAACGCCAACTTTTACACAGTCGATTTGTCGACAGGTTAGAAACAGCTTATCACCTAAATCGGAAAGTAGTTAGTTTTCAGGCGAACAAAGAAGAACCGATATATCGTTGGTTCAAATATAAAGAAGGTTTTTCTTCATCGCTTGTCAAATACTTTTTGACAGAATATGCAAAGAAGCCGGGTAAACTTTTAGATCCATTTGCTGGTGCAGGAACAACACTTTTTGGTGGACAGGAGCTTGGTTGGGAATCTTATGGAATCGAAATTCTTCCGGTAGGTGTTTTCGTAATGGAGACAAGGGAAGCGTTAAAGGGTATTGATATTGATACACTTCGTTCAACAGTAGGGGATCTTTGGAAGGAGCTTGCAAAGATTGAGAATTACGAAATCCATATAAATCACATTTCGATTACCAAAGATGCTTTTGCGGATGAAACGGAAATTCTACTAAATAAATTTTTAAGCTATTGTTCAAAAATTAAAGACCAAAAAACGCAAACAGTTTTACGCTTTGCTGCTTTCTCCGTTTTAGAGGAGATAAGCTTCACCAGAAAAGACGGACAGTATTTGCGTTGGGATTATCGTAGCAAGAGGAACCTTTTTGGTAAACCCTTTGATAAGGGAAGAATACTCTCTTTCGATGAAGCACTCAAGCACAAACTCAATCAAATAGTTTCTGATCTTTTACCAAGCCAGCCAATAAATTTGTTTGAGCAGAATCCTTACAATAGGAGTGATAATAGACACAAATCACATCCTGTTAAAATTACTGCAGGTTCGTGTTTGGAAGAACTTCCGAAACTCAATGAAGATTTTTTTGATTTCATTGTCACTTCGCCTCCCTACTGCAATCGTTACGATTACACGAGGACATACGCATTAGAGTTGGTTTACCTTGGGAATAGCAGTGAGCAGGTTCGTAATCTGCGGCAAGCAATGTTGTCTTGTACAGTAGAGAACAAAGAAAAAATAGATTTCTTAAGTCGAATTTATTCGTCGCTTGGCAAAGAAGAGACTTTTTACCGAGTAATGGATGTTTATAAAAACTGTAACGCGATGTCCGAAATAAATTCTGTCCTTGGTGAGCTAAATAAGTTGGATAAACTCAACAATGCGAACATTACAAGAATGGTGAGAAATTATTTTCTTGAAATGTGTTTTGTGATTTATGAAATGGCTAGGGTTACAAAAAGCGGTGGTTATTGTGTAATGGTGAATGATAATGTTCGTTATGGGGGAGAAGAAATTCCTGTTGACTTAATTCTATCGGAGTTTGCAGAAAACTTTGGTTTCAAAATAAATAAGATTTTTGTGTTACCCAAAGGTAAAGGCAATAGTAGCCAACAAATGGGAAGCTTTGGAAGAACTGAAGTCCGTAAATGTGTTTACCTATGGCAAAAAAACTAA
- a CDS encoding acetyltransferase, producing the protein MTDHQRKYVTLRKATSADSIILRFWDEQPHVIESDPNDDWHWEEELQREPSWREQLIAELDGKPIGFIQIIDPQREETQYWGAIGSGYRALDIWIGEAENLSKGYGTAMMHQAIERCFTEEDVHTVIIDPLADNVRAHRFYERLGFRFVREQRFGEDDCFVYELKREDWMKR; encoded by the coding sequence ATGACGGATCACCAACGAAAATACGTCACGCTGAGAAAAGCGACTTCTGCGGATTCGATTATCCTCCGGTTTTGGGATGAACAGCCGCACGTCATAGAGTCCGATCCCAACGATGACTGGCACTGGGAAGAGGAACTGCAGCGCGAACCGTCGTGGCGGGAACAGCTCATCGCCGAGCTTGACGGGAAACCTATCGGCTTTATACAGATCATTGATCCGCAACGGGAAGAAACCCAATACTGGGGTGCGATCGGTAGTGGCTATCGTGCGCTTGATATATGGATCGGCGAAGCCGAAAATCTGAGCAAAGGTTATGGAACTGCGATGATGCACCAGGCCATCGAACGCTGTTTTACCGAAGAGGATGTGCATACCGTGATCATAGACCCGCTGGCGGATAACGTCCGGGCGCACCGGTTTTACGAACGTCTGGGATTTCGTTTTGTACGCGAACAACGATTCGGAGAAGATGACTGCTTTGTGTATGAACTGAAGCGGGAAGATTGGATGAAACGTTAG
- a CDS encoding AraC family transcriptional regulator: protein MQISLTMVSFLLLISTAHGIFFTILTAGKLRRSGSARILFVIFILLILANAEYLFIASGAYTAFSHFFGISNGFMLLFGPLMWLYSRSLTDAEFEISKIQSLHCVPYLLFCGVSWPLWFLGHRAKVAFIEVFISGHLPLRVIDYVIFVLQVIHFTTYMLLSLRSVRIEKQQLLDRMYQEDITGRLKWIKFLIGFFCAYLILVSGLVIQVFYSGVFSPDANYAYTLALSAIMYFAMYYGFNNPDAVTGGFTQKYKNVVLSSEEMSEYTEAIRSAFDDEKMYLQPDLKLADVAKKINASPHLVSQLINQHYGHNFFDHINTLRIAEFKRRLAQPDVNTMTLLGIALESGFNSKSTFNAVFKKFEGITPLEYKKSLNKPQN from the coding sequence ATGCAAATTTCGCTCACTATGGTAAGTTTTTTACTTTTGATCAGCACGGCACATGGTATTTTTTTTACGATACTGACGGCGGGCAAGTTGCGGCGCTCTGGCTCGGCACGTATTCTTTTTGTCATATTCATACTGTTGATACTGGCGAATGCCGAATATCTTTTTATCGCTTCAGGCGCGTACACGGCATTTTCTCATTTCTTTGGCATTTCAAACGGATTCATGCTTCTTTTTGGGCCACTGATGTGGTTATACAGCCGCAGCCTCACGGATGCGGAGTTCGAGATATCAAAAATCCAGTCGCTTCATTGCGTGCCTTATTTATTGTTTTGCGGAGTATCGTGGCCGCTTTGGTTTTTAGGTCACCGGGCCAAAGTTGCATTTATCGAGGTTTTTATTTCGGGCCACTTGCCGTTACGGGTCATAGACTACGTGATCTTCGTTTTACAGGTGATTCATTTTACGACGTATATGCTTTTGTCTTTGCGTTCTGTTCGCATAGAAAAGCAACAACTGCTTGATCGCATGTATCAGGAGGATATTACCGGACGATTAAAATGGATTAAATTCCTCATCGGCTTTTTTTGTGCGTACCTGATACTGGTTTCGGGGTTGGTGATACAGGTGTTCTATAGCGGGGTGTTTTCGCCGGATGCTAATTATGCTTACACGTTGGCTTTATCGGCGATCATGTATTTTGCGATGTATTACGGATTTAATAATCCCGATGCGGTTACCGGCGGATTTACCCAAAAATACAAAAACGTCGTTCTAAGTTCAGAGGAAATGTCCGAATATACGGAAGCTATTCGCAGCGCATTTGATGATGAAAAAATGTATTTGCAACCCGATTTAAAATTAGCCGATGTTGCCAAAAAAATAAATGCCTCGCCGCATCTTGTATCGCAGCTGATCAATCAGCACTACGGGCATAATTTTTTTGATCATATCAATACACTACGTATCGCTGAGTTCAAACGTCGTTTGGCACAACCGGATGTAAACACAATGACATTATTAGGCATAGCGCTAGAATCCGGTTTCAACAGTAAATCTACATTCAATGCCGTATTCAAAAAATTTGAAGGAATTACCCCGCTGGAGTATAAAAAAAGCCTGAATAAACCTCAAAATTGA